The Clostridium chauvoei genome has a window encoding:
- the cas5b gene encoding type I-B CRISPR-associated protein Cas5b: protein MEAIKFTLRGRTAFFKKPEVNSYLYFTYGHIHKVALVGIFGAILGYKGYNQMKKDDQYPEFYQKLKDIKISIVPNNKNGIIDKKINIFNNSVGYASQEKGGNLIIKEQWLENPSWEIYLLLNDDESQKIANALMDRTYIYLPYLGKNDHLAEITNIKRINNIKTIDRFIKIDSFFKKNEFKYKELDLDDLDDLDDLDDLDDDNVTDEELIFKYEEMLPVGLDLQTNRYKLEGLVYTNKPIEKRLNCEVYEIEGKILTFI from the coding sequence ATGGAAGCCATTAAATTTACTTTAAGAGGAAGAACAGCCTTTTTTAAAAAACCAGAAGTTAATTCGTATTTATATTTTACTTATGGACACATTCATAAAGTGGCGTTAGTTGGTATTTTTGGAGCTATTCTTGGATATAAAGGATATAATCAAATGAAAAAAGATGATCAATATCCAGAGTTTTATCAAAAGCTAAAAGATATAAAGATATCAATAGTACCTAACAATAAAAATGGAATTATAGATAAAAAAATAAATATATTTAATAATTCAGTGGGTTATGCTTCACAAGAAAAAGGAGGAAATCTAATAATAAAAGAGCAATGGTTAGAAAATCCTTCTTGGGAAATATATTTACTTTTAAATGATGATGAAAGCCAAAAAATAGCAAATGCTTTAATGGATAGAACATATATATACTTACCATATCTAGGTAAAAATGATCATTTAGCAGAAATTACAAATATTAAAAGAATAAATAATATAAAAACTATAGATAGATTCATAAAAATAGATAGTTTTTTTAAAAAGAATGAATTTAAATATAAGGAATTAGATTTAGATGATTTAGATGATTTAGATGATTTAGATGATTTAGATGATGATAATGTAACGGATGAAGAGTTAATATTTAAGTACGAAGAAATGTTACCTGTAGGATTAGATTTACAAACTAATAGATATAAGTTAGAAGGGCTAGTATATACTAATAAACCAATAGAAAAACGATTGAATTGTGAAGTTTATGAGATAGAAGGTAAAATTTTAACATTTATATAG
- a CDS encoding CRISPR-associated endonuclease Cas3'', protein MYIEYLEEINIDELINKDYKIYAHINENKKETLKEHIDLCKKYLKRIVKDKNLEDIFLKVENIMLEDYSEEARKIYREMLVSTITLHDMGKLNGVFQKKKMNNNLNIEHLKTRNDSNHSIISSIIYLDIYFQKVCKNIKSKKERTGILTFMILNSYIISRHHGGFITDLEEYQMKICKDLRSVLPLLDKYIELYKYAYSREIKLTDKKINSIYDYFKLYMTKLKESEDCIRKINTIYIYERLLLSILIACDYYSTSEFMNNIEIIDLGSIEDCNIFRKAYEGGVIYNSIRNYEKNNYGKINDFTNIDDINILRNEMFLDAEKSLMKSRNSNIFYLEAPTGSGKSNVANNLAFKLLEENKRKIFYVYPFNSLVEQNIKNFKNIYEKTPNVLDKIAIINSLYPIKRVLVKMKKKLNLKNMKNHY, encoded by the coding sequence ATGTATATAGAATATTTAGAAGAAATTAATATAGATGAACTAATAAATAAAGATTATAAGATATATGCACATATAAATGAAAATAAAAAAGAAACTTTAAAAGAGCATATAGATTTATGCAAAAAATATTTAAAGAGAATAGTGAAAGATAAAAATTTAGAGGATATATTTTTAAAAGTAGAAAATATAATGCTAGAGGATTATTCAGAAGAAGCTAGAAAAATATATAGAGAAATGTTGGTTTCTACTATTACTTTACATGATATGGGGAAATTAAATGGTGTTTTTCAAAAGAAAAAAATGAATAATAATTTAAATATAGAACATCTCAAAACAAGAAATGATTCTAATCATTCTATAATTTCTTCAATAATATATCTAGATATTTATTTTCAAAAGGTATGTAAAAATATAAAAAGTAAAAAAGAGAGAACTGGAATACTTACTTTTATGATATTAAATTCTTATATTATATCAAGACATCATGGAGGATTTATTACAGACTTAGAAGAATATCAAATGAAAATATGTAAAGATTTAAGAAGTGTATTACCATTATTGGATAAATATATTGAACTATATAAATATGCATATAGCAGAGAAATTAAATTAACAGATAAAAAAATAAATAGCATATATGATTATTTTAAACTGTATATGACTAAACTTAAAGAAAGTGAAGATTGTATAAGAAAGATAAATACAATTTATATATACGAAAGACTTTTATTATCAATACTTATAGCTTGTGACTATTATTCTACATCGGAATTTATGAATAATATAGAAATAATAGATTTAGGTTCTATAGAGGACTGTAATATTTTTAGAAAAGCTTATGAAGGCGGAGTAATATATAATTCAATAAGAAATTATGAGAAAAACAATTATGGTAAAATTAATGATTTTACTAATATAGATGATATAAATATTTTAAGAAATGAAATGTTTTTAGATGCAGAAAAAAGTCTAATGAAAAGTAGAAATAGTAATATATTTTATCTAGAAGCACCAACTGGAAGTGGAAAAAGTAATGTAGCTAATAATTTAGCTTTTAAATTATTAGAAGAAAATAAAAGAAAAATCTTTTATGTCTATCCATTCAATTCTCTTGTAGAACAAAATATAAAAAACTTTAAAAATATATATGAAAAAACACCAAATGTTTTAGATAAAATAGCTATTATTAATTCACTATATCCAATAAAAAGGGTATTAGTTAAAATGAAGAAGAAATTAAATTTGAAGAATATGAAAAATCATTATTAA
- a CDS encoding type I CRISPR-associated protein Cas7: MNKRVYGLIGISSKMANWNADFSGYPKTTSKGEIFGSDKALKYPMKKLWDNSGEKVLYIKSMKLSKTKDSVVLVPRSLKERYEYIFGIEDLKKEKNTETVLKNLFDAVDVKNFGATFAEEGNNISITGAVQIGQGFNLYDETVADEQQILSPFRDASIKPGKEDKEEAKNSTLGTKIVTDEAHYCYPFTINPLSYKDYIDLGVTEGYTEKDYIKFKEVALNSATAFATNSKVGCENEFCIFIETEQTLYLPNLDNYISFEKSEDQNIIRFKATNILNEVKEKISNIEIYYNPYTTIVEADIEGAKYYNIITKKEV; this comes from the coding sequence ATGAATAAGAGAGTATATGGATTAATTGGGATATCATCAAAGATGGCTAATTGGAATGCAGATTTTTCTGGATATCCAAAGACCACTTCAAAAGGAGAAATTTTTGGTAGTGATAAAGCTTTAAAATATCCTATGAAAAAGCTATGGGATAATTCAGGTGAAAAAGTTTTATATATTAAATCTATGAAACTTTCCAAAACTAAAGATAGTGTTGTATTAGTGCCTAGATCTTTAAAGGAAAGATATGAATATATTTTTGGAATTGAAGATTTAAAGAAAGAAAAAAATACTGAAACCGTACTAAAAAATCTATTTGATGCAGTCGATGTTAAGAATTTTGGGGCTACATTTGCAGAAGAAGGAAACAATATATCAATAACAGGTGCAGTTCAAATAGGTCAAGGCTTTAATTTATATGATGAAACTGTAGCTGATGAACAACAAATACTATCACCTTTTAGAGATGCAAGTATAAAACCAGGAAAAGAAGATAAAGAGGAAGCAAAAAATTCAACATTAGGAACAAAAATTGTAACGGATGAGGCTCATTATTGCTATCCCTTTACAATAAATCCATTATCATATAAAGATTATATAGATTTAGGAGTTACTGAAGGATATACAGAAAAAGACTATATTAAATTTAAAGAGGTTGCTTTAAATTCAGCTACAGCTTTTGCAACTAATTCAAAAGTTGGATGTGAAAATGAATTTTGTATATTTATAGAAACAGAACAAACATTATATTTACCTAATTTAGATAACTATATTTCATTTGAAAAGAGTGAAGATCAAAATATAATAAGATTTAAAGCAACAAATATATTAAATGAAGTAAAAGAAAAGATATCTAATATAGAAATTTATTATAATCCGTACACAACAATAGTAGAAGCTGATATAGAGGGAGCTAAATATTATAATATCATTACTAAAAAAGAGGTGTAG
- a CDS encoding helicase-related protein has product MILTTHVSIFRYLFGVNKEDVFPVFQLANSIIVLDEIQSYKNKIWGEIIEFLHDYAEILNIKIIIMSATLPDLDLLLESDTRSVNLIEDRKKYFENRIFKERVKIDFRLLDSKNIIEDLYEMINKHKNKKILVEFISKKSAYDFYSYLIERKELGELEFDIRLLTGDDNTIERENILNEIRTLNNILLISTQVIEAGVDIDMDIGFKSISIFHSEEQFLGRINRSCLKENSLVYFFKLDDIKGIYKEDVRSHEDLTIENKNIRQCLIDKSFTSYYEEVLKRLKKTQKSLVN; this is encoded by the coding sequence ATGATTTTAACTACTCATGTATCAATATTTAGGTATTTATTTGGAGTAAACAAAGAAGATGTTTTTCCGGTTTTTCAACTAGCAAATAGTATAATAGTTTTGGATGAAATTCAAAGCTATAAAAATAAAATTTGGGGAGAAATAATTGAATTTTTACATGACTATGCAGAAATATTAAATATTAAAATAATAATAATGTCAGCAACATTACCTGATTTAGATTTATTATTAGAGTCAGATACTAGATCAGTTAATCTTATAGAAGATAGAAAGAAATATTTTGAAAATAGAATTTTTAAAGAAAGAGTAAAGATAGATTTTAGATTATTAGATTCAAAAAATATAATAGAAGATTTATATGAAATGATAAATAAACATAAAAATAAAAAAATATTAGTTGAATTTATAAGCAAAAAAAGTGCGTATGATTTTTATAGTTATTTAATAGAAAGAAAAGAATTAGGAGAGTTAGAATTTGATATAAGACTTTTAACAGGTGATGATAATACAATAGAAAGAGAAAATATTTTAAATGAAATTAGAACTTTGAATAATATACTTTTAATATCAACTCAAGTTATAGAGGCTGGGGTTGATATAGATATGGATATAGGATTTAAGAGTATATCTATTTTTCATAGTGAAGAACAATTTTTAGGAAGGATAAATAGATCATGTTTAAAAGAAAATTCTTTAGTATATTTCTTTAAATTAGACGATATAAAAGGAATATATAAAGAAGATGTTAGAAGTCATGAGGACTTAACAATAGAGAATAAAAATATAAGACAATGTTTAATAGATAAGTCTTTTACAAGTTATTATGAAGAAGTTCTAAAAAGGCTTAAAAAAACTCAGAAAAGTTTAGTAAATTAA